From Phosphitispora fastidiosa, one genomic window encodes:
- a CDS encoding IS91 family transposase, giving the protein MSDLQHIIREYGSNYRALHALPLQQLKAVHAIEFCRTSMFGGHVQECDECGHVKISYNSCRNRHCPKCQGLTKEKWLEDRRQDLLPVGYFHVVFTIPEELNQIALRNQKEVYSILFQAASDTLKELACDKKYLGAQIGATLVLHNVHCVVTGGGLSLDGRRWVNSRKKFFIPVKVMAKLFRGKFLAFLKQAFFSDKLVFPGKIESLGSNETFKAFLSPLYKASWVVYCKPPFAGPEKVLQYLGQYTHRVAISNNRIIKVEDSKV; this is encoded by the coding sequence ATGAGTGACCTTCAGCACATCATCCGTGAGTATGGCTCAAATTACAGGGCTCTCCACGCTCTGCCCCTGCAGCAGTTAAAAGCTGTCCATGCTATAGAGTTCTGCCGCACTTCTATGTTTGGCGGCCATGTACAAGAGTGTGATGAATGCGGCCATGTGAAAATTTCATATAATTCCTGCCGCAACAGGCACTGCCCCAAATGCCAGGGGTTAACCAAAGAAAAGTGGCTGGAGGACAGGCGTCAGGATCTGCTGCCGGTGGGATATTTTCATGTGGTTTTCACTATACCTGAAGAGCTTAATCAAATTGCTCTCAGGAATCAAAAGGAAGTGTATTCTATCCTGTTCCAGGCTGCTTCAGATACCCTGAAGGAACTTGCCTGTGATAAGAAGTATTTGGGTGCACAAATTGGCGCTACCCTTGTCCTGCATAATGTCCACTGCGTGGTTACCGGTGGCGGCCTGTCATTGGATGGCAGGCGCTGGGTTAATTCCAGGAAGAAATTCTTTATCCCGGTTAAGGTTATGGCAAAACTTTTTCGGGGCAAATTCCTTGCTTTTTTAAAACAGGCTTTTTTCTCTGACAAGCTTGTTTTCCCCGGTAAGATTGAATCTTTAGGCAGCAATGAAACGTTTAAAGCTTTTCTCAGTCCGCTTTATAAGGCGAGTTGGGTAGTCTACTGCAAGCCTCCATTTGCCGGGCCGGAGAAAGTGCTGCAATACCTGGGACAGTACACTCACAGGGTTGCTATTTCTAACAATAGAATTATTAAGGTTGAAGACAGCAAGGT
- a CDS encoding GNAT family N-acetyltransferase: protein MQIKIVQGNLEHMADCIEAHKYSQLGEIYYHPDEEMAELLIDGFNKGEIYVALDKDRNCLGFIWIALSGAFYGFPYCRILAVKKDCRGKGVGTALLNHYQKMGFAKSGRLFILVSDFNKGARKLYERLGFIQVGTIPDLFKKGISELILAKFRPEDES, encoded by the coding sequence GTGCAGATAAAAATAGTTCAGGGGAATTTGGAACATATGGCTGACTGTATAGAAGCCCATAAGTATTCTCAACTGGGAGAAATTTATTATCACCCTGATGAGGAAATGGCAGAATTACTGATAGATGGTTTTAATAAGGGAGAAATATATGTGGCGCTGGATAAAGATCGAAATTGTCTGGGTTTTATCTGGATTGCCTTATCTGGTGCTTTCTACGGCTTTCCTTACTGCCGGATACTTGCTGTAAAAAAGGACTGCCGTGGTAAAGGGGTTGGCACGGCGTTATTGAACCATTATCAGAAAATGGGTTTTGCCAAATCAGGCAGGTTGTTCATCTTGGTTAGTGACTTCAACAAAGGAGCCAGGAAGCTCTATGAAAGATTGGGATTTATTCAGGTGGGCACTATTCCGGATTTATTTAAAAAGGGGATCAGTGAATTGATATTAGCCAAATTCAGGCCGGAAGACGAATCCTAA
- a CDS encoding tyrosine-type recombinase/integrase has protein sequence MFHHLSFFISLVAQFFAVTAGTPVARNLKHKAILMTTFAAGLRVGEIANLKVSDIDSKNMQILIRQGKGKKDRYSLLSPANLSILRQYWMQYRPSLWLFPGKPADKPISIRTVQQVFVDAKVRSGIQKDVSTCIYLHLRRMDVLNVKSPLDLLEGDDNE, from the coding sequence TTGTTTCACCATCTTTCATTCTTTATATCCCTAGTAGCACAGTTTTTCGCCGTCACGGCAGGAACGCCGGTTGCCCGAAATCTGAAGCATAAGGCTATATTGATGACTACCTTTGCTGCCGGGCTCAGAGTTGGTGAAATTGCTAATCTCAAGGTGTCTGATATTGATAGTAAGAATATGCAAATCCTTATCAGGCAGGGTAAGGGCAAGAAGGATCGCTATTCCCTGCTCTCTCCTGCTAACCTCTCTATCCTCAGGCAGTACTGGATGCAGTACCGGCCATCTCTCTGGCTTTTCCCCGGCAAGCCTGCGGACAAGCCTATCTCTATCCGGACTGTGCAGCAGGTTTTCGTTGATGCCAAGGTCAGGTCCGGAATTCAAAAGGATGTTTCTACCTGTATTTATCTTCATTTGCGCAGGATGGATGTTTTAAATGTGAAGAGCCCTCTTGATTTACTGGAGGGTGATGATAATGAGTGA
- a CDS encoding lysoplasmalogenase family protein, with product MNKVQKLLLSIFLPLTVVFIALDNFFPGAAFVNYIKFVTIITLFLISLRISRKHPEQRLLTAAMFFVMAGDFFLVFCKTYFDSVKFLPLGVLSFSAAYLLVILAFQKNFRISSFDAVAALPILVLTIPVVINLFPFLSGFIKYGLLLFIILLCYCSWTCICTVNRGYFTPKSSRRIALAGVLMLICDLCIHILARPSSRG from the coding sequence TTGAATAAAGTTCAAAAACTACTGCTGTCTATTTTTCTGCCCCTAACGGTGGTTTTTATAGCATTAGATAATTTTTTCCCCGGAGCCGCTTTTGTAAATTATATTAAATTCGTTACCATAATCACACTTTTCCTGATATCGTTACGAATTAGTAGAAAACACCCGGAACAAAGACTGTTAACGGCGGCAATGTTTTTTGTTATGGCAGGAGACTTCTTTTTAGTCTTCTGTAAAACCTATTTTGATTCCGTAAAATTCCTGCCGCTGGGAGTTCTGAGTTTTTCAGCCGCCTATTTATTAGTCATCCTGGCCTTTCAAAAGAACTTTAGAATAAGCAGCTTCGATGCAGTTGCCGCACTGCCGATTCTGGTATTAACTATCCCGGTTGTTATTAATCTTTTCCCATTTTTAAGTGGATTTATTAAATATGGGCTGCTATTGTTTATCATTCTTCTGTGTTACTGTTCCTGGACCTGTATCTGCACAGTTAACAGAGGTTATTTTACCCCCAAAAGCTCGCGACGCATCGCCTTAGCCGGGGTTTTGATGCTGATATGTGACCTATGCATCCATATTTTAGCGAGGCCTTCGTCCCGTGGATAA
- the pcrA gene encoding DNA helicase PcrA has translation MQLTHKLNPSQAEAVEYCSGPLLILAGAGSGKTRVLTHRIAHLIRNKGVAPYNILAITFTNKAAQEMKERVERLLGNQADHMWICTFHSACVRILRKEIGALGYDTSFVIYDSADQQTLIKQCLKELNIDDKRFPPRAVGAGISQAKNSLTGPEAYEKKAADHYQQTVSSVYQLYQKKLYTNNALDFDDLIMKTVILFQKYPDILESYQERFKYILIDEYQDTNHAQYRLVRLLAEKYRNICVVGDDDQSVYRFRGADIKNILDFERDYSETRVVRLEQNYRSTKNILEAANEVIRNNIGRKKKRLWTENQEGTPVRLFTAQDEHQEAYYAARKIVEGHDQQDRAYRDFAVLYRTNAQSRVVEEVLMRNNIPYTIIGGLKFYDRKEIKDIMAYLKVVCNTADSVGLQRIINVPRRGIGDASLARVYAYAAENGLSLYSALSEVELVPKLQTRAVKPLQGFYSLIEEFREKKDGISVTDLTKEILDKSGYMRELQGEKTVEAETRIENIKEFLTVTAEYDSGREEGSLEEFLAEVSLVSDIDNMKEDTDVVVLMTLHSAKGLEFPVVFMIGMEDGIFPHSRSIGEEAELEEERRLCYVGITRAREEIYLLNANQRTLYGNFMHNAPSRFIREIPEGLTETVDTGGAGATGMPRDGFRQESRWGSRSAGSGGRSAGLGGLNSYGSASGASGGTGMGSVVPGSYRLGDKVEHAKWGQGVVVSVKGENDDAEISVAFPGLGIKTLIAKYAPLRKV, from the coding sequence ATGCAGCTAACACACAAACTTAACCCATCACAGGCCGAAGCCGTAGAATACTGTTCCGGGCCGCTGCTTATTCTGGCCGGCGCCGGAAGCGGCAAGACCAGGGTCCTGACCCATCGGATTGCTCATCTGATCAGGAATAAGGGGGTAGCCCCCTACAATATTCTGGCGATTACTTTTACCAATAAGGCAGCCCAGGAGATGAAAGAGCGTGTCGAGAGACTTCTGGGAAATCAGGCTGATCATATGTGGATTTGTACCTTTCACTCAGCCTGTGTGCGCATCCTCAGGAAGGAAATCGGGGCCCTTGGTTATGACACCAGTTTTGTCATTTATGACAGCGCAGACCAGCAGACCCTGATTAAACAGTGCCTTAAGGAACTGAATATTGATGACAAGCGTTTTCCACCCCGGGCAGTGGGTGCAGGTATTAGTCAGGCCAAAAACAGCCTGACGGGGCCCGAGGCTTATGAAAAGAAGGCCGCTGACCATTACCAGCAGACTGTGTCCAGCGTGTATCAGCTTTACCAGAAAAAGCTCTATACCAACAATGCCCTGGATTTCGATGACCTCATAATGAAGACTGTTATCCTGTTTCAGAAATATCCCGATATTCTTGAAAGCTACCAGGAACGGTTTAAGTACATCCTGATAGATGAATACCAGGATACAAACCATGCCCAGTACAGGCTGGTCAGGCTCTTGGCTGAAAAATACCGAAATATCTGTGTGGTGGGTGATGATGACCAGTCGGTTTACCGTTTCAGGGGGGCTGACATAAAAAACATTCTTGACTTTGAGCGTGATTATTCTGAGACCAGGGTAGTGCGTTTGGAGCAGAACTACCGCTCCACAAAAAATATTCTGGAAGCCGCCAATGAGGTGATCAGAAACAACATTGGCCGTAAGAAGAAACGGCTTTGGACCGAGAATCAGGAAGGAACACCCGTCCGTCTCTTTACTGCTCAGGATGAGCATCAGGAGGCATATTACGCTGCCCGTAAGATTGTTGAAGGCCATGACCAGCAGGACCGGGCCTATCGCGATTTTGCGGTTTTATACAGGACCAACGCCCAGTCCAGGGTTGTTGAAGAAGTCCTGATGCGCAACAATATTCCCTATACCATTATCGGCGGTTTGAAGTTCTACGACCGCAAGGAAATTAAGGACATCATGGCTTATCTGAAGGTGGTCTGCAATACAGCAGATTCTGTTGGCCTGCAGAGGATTATAAATGTCCCCAGGCGCGGGATAGGGGATGCCAGCCTGGCCAGGGTTTATGCATATGCCGCTGAAAATGGCCTCAGCCTTTATAGCGCCCTCAGTGAGGTTGAGCTGGTTCCTAAACTGCAGACACGGGCAGTTAAGCCGCTGCAGGGCTTTTACAGCCTTATTGAAGAATTCAGGGAAAAAAAGGACGGGATTTCGGTTACTGACCTGACCAAAGAGATCCTTGACAAATCAGGTTATATGAGAGAGCTCCAGGGTGAAAAAACCGTTGAGGCCGAAACCAGAATAGAGAATATCAAGGAATTCCTTACCGTTACCGCCGAGTACGACTCAGGCAGGGAGGAAGGCTCTTTGGAAGAATTTCTGGCAGAGGTTTCCCTGGTATCTGATATTGACAATATGAAGGAGGATACCGATGTTGTTGTCCTGATGACACTGCACAGCGCCAAGGGCCTGGAATTTCCTGTTGTTTTCATGATTGGTATGGAAGATGGGATTTTCCCGCATTCCCGGTCAATTGGCGAAGAAGCGGAGCTTGAGGAGGAACGCCGCCTCTGCTATGTAGGGATTACCCGGGCCCGGGAGGAGATTTACCTGTTAAATGCTAACCAGCGCACACTTTACGGGAATTTTATGCATAACGCTCCTTCCAGGTTTATTAGGGAGATACCGGAGGGACTGACAGAAACTGTAGATACCGGGGGCGCCGGAGCAACCGGTATGCCGCGGGACGGTTTCCGTCAGGAAAGCCGTTGGGGCAGCAGGTCAGCCGGTTCAGGCGGCAGGTCTGCCGGGTTAGGCGGCTTAAACAGTTATGGCAGCGCATCAGGCGCTTCCGGAGGAACCGGAATGGGGAGTGTTGTCCCAGGAAGTTACCGCCTTGGAGATAAGGTTGAACATGCCAAATGGGGACAGGGAGTAGTTGTTAGTGTAAAAGGGGAAAATGATGATGCCGAGATTAGTGTGGCCTTTCCGGGATTGGGGATTAAAACACTGATTGCAAAATATGCCCCGCTCAGGAAAGTATAG
- a CDS encoding S-layer homology domain-containing protein, whose translation MKRKVLSAAIIMTLLFSIVSPAWAQGESAKISQEEALKIAKNAFGISDNQKNVNIAYREGEYQGNKKTWEFQWDLSRYNKFHIIRVEVNADTGEIISYMDEKEYDPKGKPNAKLKSKEECKVIAETLIQKLAPQKYQEIKEIKSPIPEYLYWGYSSRAYSFRYERQVNGVPFPENSINVAVNAETGKVANYYLNWDDVVKFPSADNTITLEQAEKIFREKIGLGLNYVQTSGFYPPGPKANKKPVQLCYSIDAQYGPPRLIDALKGKIIDQNGKEVSVEQKVYLTAKEEPSVPQKKDKVLTLEEAKAKVDDYINIPGGYKLQSSRYSEGWGGGNQKTWNFQYESSDYNPYESYNVTVNAVTGELLSYNRWNGPWEEQKDRQMKYDYTKCKQIAQNFLKKVAANKVDYVYLREDLNRQQIIYLNGKPQTLPSYSFIFTRVVNGVSFSSNSINIEVDNNTGQVRGFWLNWDSDLQFVSTDAVITEQAALDALLVKEKPRLVYTRKLSEDGRPSQEVLLTFALFTEDPKTVNAKTGKVTSYYELEDSVKIDDIELHWAEREIRTLAAWGIISGSNNKFYPDKPITRAEFITMLGTSKGLEAPAGAAKDFTDVPKSAWFYNAVQAAVQAGIAKGSGSTFEPNKVITKQEIMVMLINALNGSDESDIAGELPEQFKDENKIAPWAKQAVFKAFNLGIVSGEDGYLKPDNPSTKAEAAVMLFKALEYSSQNGGFGYTD comes from the coding sequence ATGAAGCGGAAAGTTTTGTCTGCAGCAATCATCATGACATTATTATTCAGCATTGTTTCACCTGCTTGGGCTCAGGGTGAGTCTGCCAAAATCAGCCAGGAAGAAGCCCTCAAGATAGCCAAGAATGCCTTTGGGATTTCGGACAACCAAAAAAATGTTAATATCGCTTACCGTGAAGGAGAGTATCAAGGCAACAAAAAGACATGGGAGTTTCAGTGGGATTTATCACGTTACAATAAGTTTCATATTATCAGGGTAGAAGTTAATGCCGATACAGGCGAAATAATCAGTTATATGGACGAAAAAGAGTATGATCCCAAAGGCAAACCTAATGCCAAGCTCAAATCCAAAGAGGAATGTAAAGTAATAGCCGAAACCCTTATTCAAAAACTGGCCCCGCAAAAATACCAGGAAATCAAAGAAATCAAGTCACCTATCCCGGAATATCTTTATTGGGGGTACAGCTCAAGGGCCTATAGTTTTAGATATGAACGGCAGGTTAATGGGGTTCCCTTCCCGGAAAACTCTATAAACGTTGCTGTTAATGCTGAAACCGGAAAGGTGGCTAATTACTATTTGAATTGGGACGACGTGGTTAAGTTCCCTTCCGCAGATAATACAATTACACTAGAACAAGCCGAAAAAATCTTCAGGGAGAAAATCGGCCTGGGATTGAATTACGTCCAAACGTCCGGGTTTTATCCGCCAGGCCCCAAGGCCAATAAAAAACCCGTCCAGTTATGTTATTCTATAGACGCACAGTATGGTCCACCTAGGTTAATCGATGCTCTGAAGGGGAAAATAATCGATCAGAACGGTAAAGAGGTTAGCGTTGAACAGAAGGTTTATTTAACTGCCAAAGAAGAACCTTCTGTGCCGCAAAAAAAAGACAAGGTGTTAACCTTAGAAGAAGCAAAAGCCAAAGTTGACGATTATATAAATATTCCGGGTGGCTATAAACTGCAGTCCTCCCGATATTCCGAGGGTTGGGGGGGCGGCAATCAAAAAACATGGAATTTCCAATACGAATCCTCAGACTACAATCCTTATGAATCGTATAATGTTACCGTAAATGCGGTTACCGGTGAACTCCTCAGTTACAACCGTTGGAACGGACCCTGGGAAGAACAGAAAGACCGGCAGATGAAGTATGACTACACAAAATGTAAGCAAATAGCCCAGAATTTCTTAAAGAAAGTAGCGGCTAATAAGGTTGATTATGTCTATTTACGGGAAGACCTGAACAGACAACAAATTATCTATTTAAACGGCAAACCCCAGACACTGCCGTCATATAGTTTCATTTTCACAAGGGTAGTGAACGGGGTTTCTTTTAGCAGCAATAGTATCAATATAGAGGTTGATAATAATACCGGACAAGTCAGAGGTTTCTGGTTAAATTGGGATTCGGATCTCCAGTTTGTTTCCACCGATGCGGTGATTACTGAACAGGCAGCGCTTGATGCACTGCTCGTCAAGGAAAAACCGAGACTGGTATATACAAGAAAATTGAGTGAAGACGGCAGGCCATCTCAGGAAGTACTGCTCACTTTTGCATTATTTACCGAAGACCCTAAAACGGTTAATGCTAAAACCGGTAAAGTGACCAGTTATTACGAGTTGGAGGACTCTGTAAAGATTGATGATATTGAACTCCACTGGGCTGAACGGGAAATCCGCACACTTGCTGCCTGGGGTATTATCTCGGGAAGCAACAACAAGTTTTATCCTGACAAACCGATTACCAGAGCCGAATTTATTACAATGCTGGGCACGTCTAAGGGATTGGAAGCACCCGCCGGCGCGGCCAAGGATTTTACCGATGTTCCTAAGTCGGCTTGGTTTTACAACGCCGTACAGGCAGCAGTTCAGGCAGGAATAGCCAAAGGTTCGGGTAGTACATTTGAGCCGAATAAAGTAATTACAAAACAGGAAATAATGGTCATGCTGATTAATGCTCTTAACGGCAGCGATGAATCGGATATAGCCGGGGAATTGCCGGAACAATTTAAGGATGAAAATAAGATAGCCCCATGGGCTAAACAGGCTGTTTTCAAAGCCTTCAACTTAGGTATTGTTTCCGGGGAGGACGGATATCTGAAACCAGATAACCCTTCAACCAAGGCGGAAGCTGCCGTAATGTTGTTCAAGGCGCTAGAGTATAGTAGTCAAAACGGTGGGTTTGGGTATACAGATTAA
- a CDS encoding VOC family protein: MFKRIDHIAFIVKDRHHSIKFYEDNFGFKSYFEHDVPVQIAGIISACLRIILMQTIPA, translated from the coding sequence ATGTTTAAAAGAATCGACCATATTGCATTTATCGTGAAAGACCGTCATCATTCAATCAAGTTCTATGAAGACAATTTCGGTTTTAAAAGTTACTTTGAGCATGATGTGCCGGTCCAAATAGCGGGTATCATTTCTGCCTGTTTACGGATAATTTTGATGCAGACTATACCCGCCTGA
- a CDS encoding 4Fe-4S dicluster domain-containing protein: protein MCEFCTKHGEGKKWYEVMDNYSQEMLARNNRQKYIKEFIPNIQRTAGSNLAKLEWAKSKMPAAVYRFFRKIGTAEMKKRHFGQVVPLEDAERIIDMVHSITRIACVCRSVTTGKNDARYCLMLGIDPEGAINDYSDLRASLETISTAEAKELLRKFDQEGLVHSVWTFQTPFIGAICNCDHDCLAYRIQVSSDLLEIMFKGEYIAVTDANACTGCRNCQRLCQFGAVEYSLSNEKCYINPYKCYGCGICRSGCIKNAISLVDKQDLPVWR from the coding sequence ATGTGTGAGTTTTGTACAAAGCATGGTGAGGGCAAGAAGTGGTACGAGGTGATGGACAACTACTCACAGGAAATGCTGGCCCGGAACAATCGTCAAAAATATATTAAAGAGTTCATCCCAAATATTCAGCGTACCGCCGGCTCAAATTTGGCCAAATTGGAGTGGGCCAAAAGTAAGATGCCTGCAGCCGTATATCGATTTTTTCGGAAAATCGGGACTGCCGAAATGAAAAAGAGGCACTTCGGCCAGGTGGTCCCTCTTGAGGATGCGGAAAGGATCATCGATATGGTTCATTCCATAACCAGAATCGCCTGTGTCTGCCGGAGCGTTACTACAGGTAAAAATGATGCCAGGTATTGCCTGATGCTGGGTATTGACCCGGAAGGTGCAATTAATGATTATTCCGATCTACGGGCCAGTTTGGAAACTATATCGACTGCAGAGGCAAAAGAGCTTTTACGGAAGTTTGACCAGGAGGGCCTGGTACATTCTGTATGGACTTTTCAGACTCCATTTATTGGAGCGATATGCAATTGTGACCATGATTGTTTGGCCTACAGGATTCAGGTCAGTTCGGATTTACTTGAAATTATGTTTAAAGGGGAGTACATTGCTGTCACTGATGCCAATGCATGCACAGGCTGTCGTAACTGCCAGAGGCTTTGTCAATTCGGAGCTGTGGAGTATTCCTTATCCAATGAAAAATGCTATATCAATCCATATAAGTGTTACGGGTGTGGCATTTGCCGCAGTGGCTGCATAAAGAATGCGATATCTTTAGTTGATAAGCAGGACCTGCCTGTTTGGAGGTAA
- a CDS encoding DUF3795 domain-containing protein, giving the protein MKDGETMVRKVTIEISYPEIGICGLSCRLCPMYHTDGISKCKGCKSQNRIAVGCPFITCAVKKKGVEFCWDCNDSGQCEKWKKHRDFSRKVDSFKCYQKLEDDIGFILANGIEDFEKEQLYREQLLTEMLNEFNEGRSKSYYCIAATVLKIDELQEALKQAKEGSTGLTIKEKFKLLHSNIDEIAKKNYYIKLRK; this is encoded by the coding sequence ATGAAAGATGGTGAAACAATGGTTCGGAAAGTTACGATTGAAATTTCTTATCCTGAAATTGGAATATGTGGCCTTTCATGCAGACTTTGCCCTATGTATCACACGGACGGCATAAGTAAGTGCAAAGGATGTAAAAGCCAGAACAGAATTGCCGTTGGATGCCCTTTTATCACATGTGCTGTGAAGAAAAAAGGAGTTGAATTTTGCTGGGACTGTAATGATAGTGGTCAGTGTGAGAAATGGAAAAAGCATAGAGATTTTAGCCGAAAAGTTGACTCATTCAAGTGTTATCAAAAGCTTGAAGACGATATTGGTTTTATTTTGGCAAACGGGATTGAAGACTTTGAAAAAGAACAGTTGTACAGAGAGCAATTGTTAACAGAAATGTTAAACGAATTTAATGAAGGGCGATCCAAAAGTTACTATTGCATTGCTGCAACAGTTTTAAAAATTGACGAACTTCAAGAGGCCTTAAAACAAGCAAAGGAAGGTTCTACCGGTTTAACTATTAAAGAAAAATTTAAATTACTTCATTCAAACATAGATGAAATAGCTAAGAAGAATTATTACATAAAGCTTAGAAAGTAA
- a CDS encoding MFS transporter, which produces MTKKSFSFVHYGWVVLIMGTFAIFGALGLARFGYSVILPNMQAGLGMDNAQIGLLATMGLVGYLVLAIIGGALASRYGVRIVASTGLALAGAGMLFMGLSNTYLMAAFWSGLSGLGSGAVNIAIMGLWPAWFSRKKRGLASGIAVSGSSLGLIITGFVVPRIISVYGENAWQISWLVFGSITLLLAVGSFLIIRNNPGEMGLKPIGDDEVIPNVLRNDNVNWRDVYFSPAVWSLGIVYIAFGFSYIVFMTFFVKHLVADAGLAETTAGRLYMLMGWFSLASGIIWGMLSDKIGRNKTLVILYLIHGLAFSLFAIGKSPIHFTITAMLYGISAWSIPAIMSAACGDLLGPKLAPAALGFITLFFGIGQVLGPVVAGIIADAYGSFSPVFLLTAAAAFLGALSSAFIVKSAANYLTTD; this is translated from the coding sequence TTGACGAAGAAAAGCTTCAGCTTTGTACATTATGGCTGGGTAGTACTCATAATGGGGACTTTTGCAATATTCGGTGCCCTTGGACTGGCCCGTTTTGGTTACTCGGTAATACTCCCTAATATGCAGGCAGGTCTCGGAATGGATAATGCGCAGATAGGGCTGCTAGCCACGATGGGGTTAGTTGGTTATTTGGTTTTAGCCATAATCGGAGGCGCTTTAGCTTCGCGGTATGGTGTAAGAATTGTTGCCTCAACAGGTCTTGCTTTGGCTGGAGCAGGTATGCTTTTTATGGGCCTGTCCAATACATATCTTATGGCTGCCTTCTGGAGCGGGTTATCCGGACTGGGCAGCGGCGCTGTGAATATAGCAATTATGGGACTTTGGCCGGCTTGGTTTTCGAGAAAAAAACGCGGTTTAGCATCAGGCATTGCGGTGTCAGGATCTTCGTTGGGATTAATTATTACCGGTTTTGTTGTTCCCAGAATTATCAGTGTATATGGTGAAAACGCTTGGCAGATAAGCTGGCTGGTTTTTGGAAGTATCACACTTTTACTTGCAGTAGGTTCATTCTTAATTATACGGAACAATCCCGGGGAAATGGGATTAAAGCCGATTGGTGATGATGAAGTAATACCAAATGTTTTACGGAATGACAATGTTAATTGGCGGGATGTCTATTTCTCACCTGCAGTTTGGTCTCTTGGCATTGTGTATATAGCGTTTGGGTTTTCCTATATCGTTTTCATGACATTTTTTGTTAAACACTTGGTAGCTGATGCCGGATTAGCGGAAACGACTGCGGGAAGGCTTTACATGTTAATGGGATGGTTCAGCTTGGCTTCAGGAATAATATGGGGCATGCTGTCAGATAAAATTGGCCGTAATAAAACCCTGGTAATTTTATATCTGATTCATGGATTGGCATTCAGCCTGTTTGCGATAGGTAAGTCTCCGATACATTTCACCATTACAGCAATGCTTTATGGCATTTCGGCCTGGAGTATACCTGCGATAATGTCTGCTGCCTGCGGCGATTTGTTAGGTCCTAAACTGGCTCCGGCAGCATTAGGCTTTATTACCCTGTTTTTTGGCATCGGGCAGGTTTTGGGCCCTGTTGTTGCAGGGATTATAGCAGATGCATATGGCTCGTTTTCACCGGTATTTCTTTTAACTGCAGCAGCAGCTTTTTTAGGAGCCTTGAGTTCAGCATTCATAGTGAAGAGCGCCGCAAATTATTTAACCACGGATTAA
- a CDS encoding class I SAM-dependent methyltransferase yields the protein MMDLNQVSEHFEKEAPIYDDLILRLIPFYKEQHNIMLGLLPHWPEQTLSALDLGCGTGVLSYLLLSNFPNIRVTAYDLAENMLATCKTNLVGYSDRLTLKQGNFGTDSFGEGYDVVLSGFAIHHLDNPGKADLYKRIYRGLNPGGLFLNRDIVLGATPEITGQYHRLWRQFIRSNGEDDEKWFQNYLAEDIPASVRDQLDWLNDAGFVDVGCHWKCLNFAIFGGRKP from the coding sequence ATGATGGACCTAAATCAAGTCAGTGAGCATTTTGAAAAAGAAGCTCCTATATATGACGATTTAATTCTGAGATTAATACCGTTTTATAAGGAACAGCATAATATAATGCTTGGGCTGCTGCCTCATTGGCCTGAGCAAACATTGAGCGCTTTGGACCTGGGATGTGGAACCGGGGTATTGTCTTACCTGTTGTTGAGTAATTTCCCCAACATCCGGGTAACTGCTTATGATTTGGCGGAGAACATGCTTGCAACATGTAAAACAAACCTGGTCGGATACTCGGACCGCCTTACGCTTAAACAGGGAAATTTCGGGACTGACAGCTTTGGTGAGGGTTATGACGTTGTGTTATCGGGTTTTGCGATTCACCACTTGGATAATCCGGGTAAAGCTGACCTCTATAAAAGAATTTACCGGGGACTGAACCCGGGAGGACTCTTTCTTAACCGGGATATCGTTTTGGGGGCAACTCCTGAAATTACGGGACAGTATCACCGGTTATGGCGGCAGTTTATAAGGTCCAATGGAGAAGATGATGAGAAGTGGTTTCAAAACTATCTTGCTGAGGATATCCCGGCTTCAGTCAGAGACCAGCTGGACTGGTTAAATGATGCCGGTTTTGTGGATGTGGGCTGCCACTGGAAATGCCTGAATTTTGCTATTTTTGGGGGAAGAAAGCCTTAA
- a CDS encoding polysaccharide deacetylase family protein, whose translation MSSAETDKKIAALTFNDGPIKNAQAVLDILDQLKVKAAFFVIGKTF comes from the coding sequence ATTTCTAGTGCGGAAACAGACAAGAAAATTGCAGCTTTAACTTTTAATGACGGTCCTATTAAAAATGCACAGGCGGTGCTTGATATACTCGACCAGTTAAAAGTAAAAGCTGCTTTTTTTGTTATCGGTAAAACCTTTTAA